A genomic region of Deinococcus sp. KSM4-11 contains the following coding sequences:
- the leuB gene encoding 3-isopropylmalate dehydrogenase — protein MPKVVTLPGDGIGPEVTAAAVQVLREVAPDVSIEEHAIGGIAYDTHGDPFPQVTRDALQGADAVLLGTVGGAQDSVWNTLPRAMRPESGLLALRKALGCYANLRPVRVQPGLEHLSPLKAELARGVDILIVRELLGGVYFDGDRKIDGSVAYNTMRYTTPEVERVARVAFWAAEQRKGRVTSVDKANVLEVSELWRRDVTALRDREYRSIHLNHEYVDSVAMLIVSDPSRYDVIVTENLFGDILSDLAAVIPGSLGLMPSASLGDGAGLFEPIHGSAPDIAGKGIANPAAAIMSAGMLLRHGLKRPDAANQIDRAVALALRQQPTRDLGGTADTASFTRAVLDALETSPAVG, from the coding sequence ATGCCTAAAGTCGTCACGCTGCCCGGCGACGGGATTGGCCCAGAGGTGACGGCCGCAGCCGTGCAGGTGCTGCGTGAGGTCGCGCCGGACGTGAGCATCGAGGAGCACGCCATCGGCGGAATTGCGTACGACACGCACGGCGATCCCTTCCCGCAGGTCACGCGCGACGCCCTGCAAGGTGCCGACGCCGTGCTGCTGGGCACCGTCGGCGGCGCGCAGGACAGCGTGTGGAACACCCTGCCCCGCGCCATGCGCCCGGAAAGCGGACTGCTCGCGCTGCGCAAGGCCCTCGGCTGTTACGCCAACCTGCGGCCGGTGCGGGTGCAGCCGGGCCTGGAACACCTCTCGCCGCTGAAGGCGGAGCTCGCGCGCGGCGTGGATATCCTGATCGTGCGCGAGTTGCTGGGCGGCGTGTACTTCGACGGTGACCGCAAGATCGACGGTAGCGTGGCCTACAACACCATGCGCTACACGACGCCCGAAGTCGAGCGCGTGGCCCGCGTGGCGTTCTGGGCGGCCGAGCAGCGCAAGGGCCGCGTCACCAGCGTGGACAAGGCGAACGTGCTGGAGGTCAGCGAGCTGTGGCGGCGCGACGTGACCGCTCTGCGGGACCGGGAGTACCGCAGCATCCACCTGAACCACGAATACGTCGATTCGGTCGCCATGCTGATCGTGTCCGATCCCAGCCGCTACGACGTGATCGTTACCGAGAACCTCTTCGGGGACATCCTCAGCGACCTCGCCGCCGTGATACCCGGCAGCCTTGGCTTGATGCCCAGCGCGAGCCTGGGGGACGGGGCAGGCCTGTTCGAGCCCATTCACGGCAGCGCCCCGGATATTGCCGGGAAGGGCATTGCCAACCCGGCCGCCGCGATCATGAGCGCCGGCATGCTGCTCCGGCACGGTCTGAAGCGCCCGGACGCGGCGAACCAGATCGACCGGGCGGTGGCCCTGGCCCTGCGCCAGCAGCCCACCCGTGACCTGGGCGGCACCGCCGATACGGCCAGTTTTACGCGTGCCGTGCTCGACGCGCTGGAGACTTCCCCCGCCGTCGGCTAG
- a CDS encoding low temperature requirement protein A: MTSAPAPQAPEAPQAGVQGARPIELFFDLVFVFAVTQLSGVVAHPAGPDTYVQAALMFLSLMWMYDGYVWLSSNLSFDGDLDSWLYFLAMAGFLVMAVGIPDVRGAGGRPFGLGLLLVTVIHTVMFARVPNASARAILGIAPFNVASAALVLASTLASGALHWALWIGGVGVLLLATVTRREQAFELSPQHFVERHGLLILITLGESVMGLGLGVRGLVLDGPRLIYLLLGLLLAAHLWWGYFGPNHDRAEHHFISAAPERRNRMALLGFGYLHMAMMAGIILFAAAVEVGVHEPAHHTPGVGAWNLASGLALFYAGHVAFRRVMAVGSGWLRVLISVLCGLSVILGLTTSALGQLVACAAVIVVITLLEDYAGLDRGATGSGAETSP, from the coding sequence ATGACGTCCGCCCCAGCGCCACAGGCCCCGGAAGCCCCGCAGGCAGGTGTGCAGGGTGCCCGGCCGATCGAACTGTTCTTCGATCTGGTCTTCGTCTTCGCCGTCACGCAGCTCAGCGGCGTGGTCGCGCACCCGGCCGGGCCGGACACCTACGTCCAGGCGGCCCTGATGTTCCTGAGCCTGATGTGGATGTACGACGGCTACGTGTGGCTCAGCAGCAACCTGAGTTTCGATGGGGATCTGGACAGCTGGCTGTACTTCCTGGCCATGGCGGGGTTTCTGGTGATGGCCGTGGGCATCCCGGACGTGCGCGGGGCCGGTGGCCGGCCCTTCGGGCTGGGCCTGCTGCTCGTGACGGTCATCCACACCGTCATGTTCGCGCGCGTGCCGAACGCGAGTGCGCGGGCGATCCTGGGCATCGCACCGTTCAACGTGGCGTCGGCGGCGCTGGTGCTGGCCTCGACCTTAGCGTCCGGCGCGTTGCACTGGGCACTGTGGATCGGCGGGGTGGGCGTGCTGCTGCTGGCCACCGTGACCCGGCGCGAGCAGGCCTTCGAGTTGAGCCCGCAGCATTTCGTGGAACGCCACGGGCTGCTGATCCTGATCACCCTCGGGGAGAGCGTCATGGGCCTGGGGTTGGGCGTGCGCGGTCTGGTCCTGGATGGCCCCCGCCTGATCTACCTGCTGCTGGGCCTGCTGCTCGCCGCTCACCTGTGGTGGGGGTACTTCGGGCCGAACCACGACCGGGCCGAGCACCACTTCATCTCGGCCGCGCCGGAGCGCCGCAACCGCATGGCGCTGCTCGGCTTCGGGTACCTGCACATGGCCATGATGGCCGGGATCATCCTGTTCGCCGCCGCCGTCGAGGTCGGGGTGCATGAACCGGCACACCATACGCCGGGCGTGGGCGCGTGGAACCTCGCGTCGGGCCTCGCCCTGTTCTATGCCGGGCACGTGGCCTTCCGCCGGGTCATGGCAGTGGGATCGGGCTGGCTGCGCGTCCTGATCTCGGTGCTGTGCGGGCTGAGCGTGATCCTGGGACTCACGACCAGCGCGCTCGGGCAGCTCGTGGCCTGCGCGGCCGTGATCGTGGTCATCACGCTGCTGGAGGATTACGCTGGTCTCGACCGGGGCGCCACGGGTTCCGGGGCGGAGACCAGCCCTTGA
- the rpsT gene encoding 30S ribosomal protein S20, with amino-acid sequence MALRHKSAQKRHRQSLKRRLVNRSRKSTIKTYSKKALEAVTAGADVAAAQSKAESLIDKAAKGSTIHKNTAARKKSRLAKAINKAKAAQQA; translated from the coding sequence ATGGCCCTACGTCACAAGTCCGCCCAGAAACGCCACCGCCAGAGCCTCAAGCGCCGCTTGGTCAACCGCAGCCGCAAGAGCACCATCAAGACCTACAGCAAGAAGGCCCTGGAAGCTGTGACGGCCGGTGCCGATGTGGCCGCTGCGCAGAGCAAGGCCGAGAGCCTGATCGACAAGGCCGCCAAGGGCAGCACCATCCACAAGAACACCGCCGCGCGCAAGAAGAGCCGCCTGGCGAAGGCGATCAACAAGGCCAAGGCCGCCCAGCAGGCCTGA
- a CDS encoding metallophosphoesterase, translating to MRVYAIADLHLATVTPKPMSVFGPQWAEHPQAIYDRWRETIRSEDVVLLPGDLSWAMRLPDALQDLATIADLPGTKVLLRGNHDYWWPTAGKLRAALPAGMLAIVNDAVRVGNVVVCGTRGWLTPGYEPLGEEDARLLAREAERLKLSVQAAERLRQPGDPLILMLHYPPATSPYPPNPLSRVIEDARPDLIVYGHLHGVPVERSLRHLAGIPAHLVAADVLKFTPKLLLDV from the coding sequence ATGCGCGTGTATGCCATCGCTGACCTGCACCTCGCCACCGTCACGCCCAAACCCATGTCGGTGTTCGGGCCGCAGTGGGCGGAGCATCCGCAGGCCATCTACGACCGCTGGCGGGAGACCATCCGATCCGAGGATGTGGTGCTGCTCCCCGGCGACCTGTCGTGGGCCATGCGCCTCCCGGACGCCCTACAGGATCTGGCGACCATCGCTGACCTGCCGGGCACGAAGGTGCTGCTGCGGGGCAACCACGACTACTGGTGGCCGACCGCCGGCAAACTGCGGGCCGCCCTGCCGGCGGGCATGCTGGCCATCGTGAACGACGCGGTACGGGTGGGGAATGTCGTGGTGTGCGGCACGCGCGGGTGGCTCACGCCGGGCTATGAGCCGCTGGGCGAAGAGGATGCCCGCCTGCTCGCCCGCGAGGCCGAACGGCTGAAACTGAGCGTCCAGGCTGCGGAGCGACTGCGGCAACCGGGCGATCCTCTGATCCTGATGCTGCATTATCCGCCGGCCACGTCGCCGTACCCGCCGAATCCGCTGTCCCGCGTGATCGAGGACGCGCGCCCGGATCTGATCGTCTACGGGCACCTGCACGGCGTGCCCGTCGAACGCTCGCTGCGGCACCTGGCGGGAATTCCGGCCCACTTGGTCGCGGCCGACGTCCTGAAGTTCACCCCGAAACTGCTGCTGGACGTCTGA
- a CDS encoding RecX family transcriptional regulator, with amino-acid sequence MRRSRPATPTAERPPLSPQEARDALLAYAFRALGGRALTEAELRGKLEARSDDPALVQEILARVQELGYQDDAHVARAEGRRATVGRYRVRQTLKRRGVAEDLIQETVEARDSEVESASALALLERRWPALARKRDPRASAYAFLARRGFAGDAIWPAIRAVVEAQGETDGVPDDVEPELPEE; translated from the coding sequence GTGCGCCGTTCCCGTCCCGCCACACCGACCGCCGAGCGGCCCCCGCTGAGTCCGCAGGAGGCCCGCGACGCCCTGCTCGCCTACGCCTTCCGGGCGTTGGGGGGCCGGGCGCTGACCGAGGCGGAACTGCGCGGCAAGCTGGAAGCGCGCAGCGATGATCCCGCCCTGGTGCAGGAGATCCTCGCCCGCGTGCAGGAACTCGGGTACCAGGACGACGCGCATGTGGCCCGCGCCGAGGGCCGACGCGCTACGGTCGGCCGGTACCGCGTGCGGCAGACCCTCAAGCGGCGGGGAGTGGCGGAGGACTTGATTCAGGAGACCGTGGAGGCGCGGGATTCGGAGGTGGAGTCGGCGTCCGCCCTGGCACTGCTGGAACGCCGCTGGCCGGCGCTGGCCCGCAAGCGCGATCCCCGAGCCAGCGCCTACGCGTTCCTCGCCCGCCGGGGCTTCGCCGGTGACGCGATCTGGCCTGCCATCCGGGCTGTCGTGGAGGCCCAGGGGGAAACCGACGGGGTGCCGGACGACGTCGAGCCGGAGCTTCCCGAGGAATGA
- a CDS encoding phosphatase PAP2 family protein translates to MTDPLQHALHTAATSGSFLRNLAVFCGTALLFVQVAGFTALAVRHRNRLDWRLAARILVSGVVALVVTQVLVRVVIDPRPYMVEHYTPLAHVSADNGFPSDHTLVAALLTGWAAWRFRRAWMAFAAGVLLIALGRLGIGAHHTLDVLGSVLIALVSLGAAHLWPYPTAWANRPILPGLRPTPHSSTRK, encoded by the coding sequence GTGACCGATCCGCTCCAGCACGCCCTGCATACCGCCGCCACCTCGGGTTCCTTCCTGCGCAACCTGGCCGTCTTCTGCGGAACGGCCCTGCTGTTCGTGCAGGTCGCAGGATTCACTGCGCTGGCTGTCCGGCACCGGAACCGGCTGGACTGGCGACTGGCCGCGCGGATACTTGTATCCGGCGTCGTGGCTCTGGTGGTCACGCAGGTGCTGGTGCGTGTGGTCATCGACCCACGGCCGTATATGGTCGAGCACTACACGCCCCTGGCGCACGTCTCTGCCGACAACGGCTTCCCCAGCGACCACACCCTGGTGGCCGCCCTGCTCACCGGCTGGGCCGCGTGGCGGTTCCGACGGGCCTGGATGGCCTTCGCCGCGGGCGTCCTGCTGATCGCCCTGGGCCGCCTGGGCATCGGCGCGCACCACACGCTGGACGTGCTGGGCAGCGTGCTGATTGCCCTCGTGAGCCTCGGCGCGGCCCACCTGTGGCCCTATCCGACTGCCTGGGCGAACCGTCCTATCCTTCCAGGCTTGCGCCCAACTCCCCACTCCAGCACGCGGAAGTGA
- a CDS encoding 3-isopropylmalate dehydratase small subunit, with product MTTVHVFGRDHINTDEIIPARHLTTDVESELAKFAMEDYDKDFVRRVQPGDIIVAGADFGCGSSREHAVWALRGAGVSAVIAPNFARIYYRNCINNGFLALECDGIVEAFQDGDPADLNLTAGTVTNTRTGQSLTFVPVPQFALDVQKAGGWLEYMKAHDQAALEAETLDAHSTQAGHGHAGHEAAPQEEQHA from the coding sequence ATGACCACCGTCCACGTGTTCGGCCGTGACCACATCAACACCGACGAGATCATCCCTGCCCGCCACCTGACCACCGACGTGGAAAGCGAACTCGCCAAATTTGCCATGGAGGACTACGACAAGGACTTCGTGCGGCGCGTGCAGCCCGGCGACATCATCGTGGCCGGCGCGGACTTCGGATGCGGCAGCAGCCGCGAGCATGCCGTGTGGGCGCTGCGCGGCGCGGGCGTGTCGGCCGTGATCGCCCCGAACTTCGCGCGCATCTACTACCGCAACTGCATCAACAACGGCTTCCTGGCACTGGAATGCGACGGCATCGTCGAGGCCTTCCAGGACGGTGACCCGGCCGACCTGAACCTCACGGCTGGGACTGTCACCAACACCCGCACCGGGCAGAGCCTGACCTTCGTCCCCGTGCCGCAGTTCGCGCTGGACGTGCAGAAGGCCGGCGGCTGGCTGGAGTACATGAAGGCCCACGACCAGGCGGCGCTGGAAGCCGAGACGCTGGACGCGCACTCCACCCAGGCCGGTCACGGACATGCCGGTCACGAGGCCGCCCCACAGGAGGAGCAGCATGCCTAA
- a CDS encoding PLP-dependent aminotransferase family protein has protein sequence MRLLDAHPGEALHTCVARSLRDVLARGILPEGTRLPGHRRLAAHLGVSRNTLVDALTQLQTEGFLRVMGRSGTLVSLPPIDLSGDYPRESLPLSDWATRVLRERPAGESGDFHVDFRLGQDVPELYPEVAWTQALARRAGEAGRSQRHSDPLGPLETRRALSAYLNAERGARVTPDMVMLTAGTQAALDALARVFLQRGRSVAIEDPTYAGARAALAATGAEIHPVAVDAEGLHPGHLPGAATLVYVTPGCQYPTTATLPASRRQELIGWARRVHALILEDDYAADLHHTDRVPAVLQGLAPERTLLLGTFSKVLAPATRSGFLVAPPEVVSVLAATRTLTDRGPGTLDALALGDVLASGAYARHLRRVRPLIRERHEALLCALAEFLPGWPVRAARAGLHIYLPLPAGLQELDVTQRATGWGVGLTRQGPLTGGSHQPAVLLGFAHLAPDALRDGVQRLACALDGLPGVAAPRRGASPPARV, from the coding sequence GTGCGGCTGCTCGACGCCCATCCAGGCGAGGCGCTGCACACCTGCGTGGCGCGCAGCCTGAGGGACGTGCTGGCCCGTGGGATTCTGCCGGAAGGAACCCGGCTGCCCGGACACCGCCGCCTGGCAGCGCACCTTGGCGTGTCGCGCAACACGCTGGTCGACGCGCTTACCCAGTTGCAGACGGAGGGATTCCTGAGGGTCATGGGCCGGAGTGGCACGCTGGTCAGTCTGCCGCCCATCGACCTGTCGGGCGACTACCCCAGAGAATCCCTGCCCCTGAGCGACTGGGCCACGCGGGTGCTCCGGGAACGGCCAGCCGGTGAATCCGGTGACTTCCACGTGGATTTCAGGCTCGGCCAGGACGTTCCTGAGCTGTACCCCGAGGTGGCCTGGACGCAGGCCCTGGCGAGGCGAGCGGGCGAGGCCGGGCGATCCCAGCGCCACAGCGACCCCCTCGGCCCGCTGGAGACGCGGCGGGCCCTGTCCGCATACTTGAACGCCGAACGTGGTGCCCGAGTGACGCCCGACATGGTGATGCTCACGGCGGGTACCCAGGCGGCGCTCGATGCCCTGGCCCGCGTGTTCCTGCAACGCGGCCGGAGTGTCGCCATCGAGGATCCCACCTACGCCGGAGCCCGCGCGGCGCTCGCCGCCACCGGAGCAGAGATCCACCCCGTTGCAGTCGATGCCGAGGGGCTGCACCCCGGCCACCTGCCCGGCGCCGCCACGCTGGTGTACGTCACACCGGGATGCCAGTACCCGACCACGGCCACCCTGCCCGCGTCCCGGCGCCAGGAGCTGATCGGGTGGGCCCGGCGCGTCCACGCCCTCATCCTGGAGGACGATTACGCCGCGGATCTCCACCACACGGATCGGGTACCGGCGGTGTTGCAGGGGCTCGCCCCGGAGCGCACGCTCCTGCTGGGCACCTTCAGCAAGGTGCTGGCCCCCGCCACCCGGAGCGGCTTCCTGGTCGCTCCGCCCGAGGTGGTGTCCGTCCTGGCGGCCACCCGAACCCTCACAGATCGGGGGCCCGGAACGCTCGACGCGCTGGCCCTCGGGGATGTCCTGGCGTCGGGCGCGTATGCCCGGCACCTGCGCCGGGTGCGTCCCTTGATCCGCGAGCGGCACGAGGCCCTACTCTGCGCGCTCGCGGAGTTCCTGCCCGGTTGGCCCGTCCGGGCGGCCAGGGCGGGCCTGCACATCTACCTGCCCCTGCCTGCCGGTCTCCAGGAACTGGACGTCACGCAGCGCGCGACGGGCTGGGGCGTGGGCCTCACCCGCCAGGGCCCCCTGACCGGGGGCAGTCATCAACCCGCCGTGCTCCTGGGCTTCGCACACCTGGCTCCAGATGCCCTCAGGGACGGTGTTCAGCGACTGGCCTGCGCTCTGGACGGCCTGCCCGGTGTTGCTGCGCCCCGCCGTGGCGCCTCGCCACCCGCGCGGGTGTAA
- a CDS encoding metallophosphoesterase — MRLAVFGDIHGNLPALSAALNDMRALGAESLVCLGDVAMDGPWPAQCVQRVAQLGCPVVSGNADRELLTPERPFTPRGLPDEREMHDIGEWSAAQLSGADREVVRSYARTVQIADVLCFHGSPARDDEEITEHTPVARLDELRAVFGTQSVWIGGHTHRALHRELDGWQLLNPGSVGLPFEKRGDRYVNLAHAEYVLLDRVEGQWVPTFRRVGYDVEDIRRGILACGMPHARWAAAEWVAGHPS; from the coding sequence ATGCGACTGGCCGTGTTCGGCGACATCCACGGGAACCTCCCCGCGCTGAGTGCCGCACTGAACGACATGCGCGCCCTGGGGGCCGAGTCGCTGGTCTGCCTGGGTGACGTGGCCATGGACGGGCCCTGGCCGGCCCAGTGCGTGCAGCGCGTGGCCCAGCTGGGCTGCCCGGTCGTGAGCGGGAATGCCGACCGCGAGCTGCTGACCCCCGAGCGGCCCTTCACGCCCCGTGGCCTGCCGGACGAGCGTGAGATGCACGACATCGGCGAGTGGAGCGCCGCGCAGCTCTCGGGTGCCGACCGGGAGGTGGTGAGGTCGTATGCACGCACGGTGCAGATTGCAGATGTCCTGTGCTTTCACGGCAGCCCCGCACGGGACGACGAGGAGATCACCGAGCACACGCCGGTCGCCCGCCTGGACGAACTGCGCGCGGTCTTCGGGACGCAGTCGGTATGGATAGGCGGCCACACGCACCGCGCCCTGCACCGCGAACTGGACGGCTGGCAGCTCCTGAATCCGGGCAGTGTCGGGCTGCCCTTCGAGAAGCGCGGCGACCGCTACGTGAACCTCGCGCACGCGGAGTACGTGCTGCTCGACCGGGTGGAGGGCCAGTGGGTGCCGACCTTCCGCCGCGTCGGGTATGACGTGGAGGACATCCGGCGCGGCATCCTGGCCTGCGGCATGCCCCATGCCCGCTGGGCGGCGGCCGAGTGGGTGGCGGGACACCCCAGTTGA